The following are encoded together in the Parabacteroides chongii genome:
- a CDS encoding PDDEXK nuclease domain-containing protein, translating to MKKLDSKSMAENNDQIIDSHSFDFIKEIKCIIDAGRTTAYAAVNTAMITTYWNIGRRIVEEEQHGKERAEYGKELIKMLAQELTHEYGSGFSDRYLRAFRQFYIIVPNYEIWKSRFPNLTWTHIYQTLRVGDEAAVRWYLENASQQMWSVRTLSRNISTQYYERHFKQPILSEENMKAAVPQKEEILKSPLVAEFLGFKSDESFSERKLESSIITHLRDFLMELGRGFAFVARQQHIRTDAEDYFIDLVFYNVVLKCYVLVDLKVGKITHQDVGQMDMYVRMYDELKRTEGDNPTIGIVLCSETDADIARYSILKGNEQIFATKYKLYLPTEEQLRREIERQKELYLLQHTQIKG from the coding sequence ATGAAAAAATTAGATTCAAAATCCATGGCAGAGAATAATGATCAAATAATAGACTCTCACTCTTTTGATTTTATCAAAGAGATAAAATGCATCATTGATGCAGGTAGAACTACGGCTTATGCAGCAGTGAATACGGCAATGATTACTACCTATTGGAATATAGGCAGGCGTATCGTGGAAGAAGAACAGCATGGAAAAGAGCGTGCCGAATATGGTAAGGAATTGATTAAAATGCTTGCTCAGGAACTGACACATGAGTATGGGAGTGGATTTTCCGATCGTTATCTACGGGCATTCCGACAGTTTTATATAATAGTCCCGAATTATGAGATTTGGAAATCACGATTTCCAAATCTTACCTGGACGCATATATACCAAACTCTTCGGGTCGGGGATGAGGCGGCTGTCCGCTGGTATCTGGAAAACGCATCGCAGCAAATGTGGAGCGTACGTACATTGAGCCGGAATATCTCGACACAATATTATGAGCGTCATTTTAAGCAGCCGATATTATCTGAAGAAAATATGAAAGCGGCTGTTCCGCAGAAAGAAGAAATCCTGAAAAGTCCGTTAGTGGCAGAGTTTCTCGGTTTTAAATCTGATGAAAGTTTTTCAGAGCGCAAGTTGGAATCTAGTATCATCACACATTTGCGAGACTTCCTAATGGAGCTTGGACGTGGTTTTGCCTTTGTTGCCCGACAGCAACATATTCGCACTGATGCCGAGGACTATTTCATTGATCTCGTATTCTATAATGTAGTACTGAAATGTTATGTGCTCGTGGACTTGAAAGTCGGAAAGATAACGCATCAAGACGTAGGGCAGATGGATATGTATGTACGTATGTATGACGAACTGAAACGAACGGAAGGTGATAATCCGACCATTGGAATTGTTCTCTGTTCGGAAACAGACGCAGACATTGCGCGCTATTCAATACTGAAAGGCAACGAGCAGATATTCGCGACTAAATACAAACTCTATCTCCCCACCGAAGAACAGTTGCGACGGGAGATAGAAAGACAAAAAGAACTTTATCTGTTGCAACATACACAAATAAAGGGGTGA